In Acidimicrobiales bacterium, the following proteins share a genomic window:
- a CDS encoding PHP domain-containing protein: MVDLHTHSTVSDGSDPPARIPELAAAAGCSAVALTDHDRLDGLAEARGRAQALGVDLVPGCEVSCEWAPGTLHVLVYFVEPGEGPLQDELARLQADRDERNRQMIDRLSAAGLPVTLDELEAEAGGMGAGRPHIASILVRKGVVGSVQEAFDRYLARGKPGYVSKARLSPRKVAEEARRSGGVAVLAHPLSLQLDEPGLASAVAELADAGLAGLEARYGRYSPDERTGLADLARRHGLVATGGSDYHGTYKPDLAVGTGRGDLSVPDDTVAALADRRP, from the coding sequence ATGGTCGATCTCCACACCCATTCGACCGTTTCCGACGGGTCCGATCCTCCGGCGCGCATCCCCGAGCTGGCCGCCGCCGCCGGATGCAGCGCCGTGGCGCTCACCGACCACGACCGCCTGGACGGGCTGGCCGAGGCCCGAGGCCGGGCCCAGGCGCTGGGAGTGGATCTGGTGCCCGGCTGTGAGGTCTCGTGCGAGTGGGCACCGGGCACGCTGCACGTGCTCGTCTATTTCGTCGAGCCGGGCGAGGGACCGCTTCAGGACGAGCTGGCCCGGCTGCAGGCCGATCGTGACGAGCGGAACCGCCAGATGATCGACCGGCTTTCCGCCGCCGGCCTGCCCGTGACGCTCGACGAGCTGGAGGCCGAGGCCGGCGGCATGGGCGCGGGGCGGCCCCACATCGCTTCCATCCTCGTTCGCAAGGGAGTCGTGGGGTCCGTCCAGGAGGCCTTCGACCGCTACCTCGCCCGAGGCAAGCCGGGCTACGTGAGCAAGGCCCGCCTGTCGCCCCGGAAAGTGGCGGAGGAGGCGCGCCGCTCCGGAGGTGTGGCCGTGCTGGCCCATCCGCTCAGTCTGCAGCTCGACGAGCCCGGGTTGGCCTCGGCGGTGGCCGAGCTGGCCGACGCCGGCCTGGCGGGCCTCGAGGCCCGCTACGGCCGGTACTCCCCCGACGAACGGACCGGGCTCGCCGACCTGGCCCGTCGCCACGGCCTCGTCGCGACCGGTGGTTCCGACTACCACGGCACCTACAAGCCCGATCTCGCCGTCGGCACCGGGCGGGGCGATCTGTCCGTGCCCGACGACACCGTCGCCGCCTTGGCTGATCGCCGGCCCTAG
- the purF gene encoding amidophosphoribosyltransferase, with the protein MREACGIFGVWAPGAPVAQLTFDGLYSLQHRGQESAGMAVSDGETITVVKDMGLVTNVFDERTVAALEGHLAIGHTRYSTTGSSTWRNAQPVYRSVGTAGFALGHNGNLTNTTVLAERAGMLPGVIASDSDLVAELLSRVFSSEAGDGGGGELEAALSEVLPDLEGAFSFVLMDAEHLVGVRDPNGFRPLCLGRLDEGWVLASETPALDVVGARFVRELQPGEMVVIDRSGLRSVNPFPPEKIDPKLCIFELVYFARPDSMLYGKEVHGARRRMGELLAEQAPVDADLVMGVPESGVPAAEGYARRSGIPYGQGLVKNRYIGRTFIAPTPEARARGVRRKLNPLRENIVGKRLIVVDDSVIRGTTTRAMVEMLRDAGAAQIHLRVSSPPYAWPCFYGIDTPDRDGLLAAQRSVPEIGEYLGVDSIAYLTLDNLERAIDAPGAGFCSACLTGEYPVEISPVPSREVLEVALRA; encoded by the coding sequence TTGCGAGAGGCCTGCGGGATCTTCGGCGTCTGGGCGCCCGGTGCGCCGGTGGCCCAGCTGACCTTCGACGGGCTCTACTCCCTCCAGCACCGGGGGCAGGAGTCCGCCGGGATGGCGGTCAGCGACGGCGAGACCATCACCGTGGTGAAGGACATGGGTCTGGTGACCAACGTGTTCGACGAGCGGACCGTGGCGGCGCTCGAGGGCCACCTCGCCATCGGGCACACCCGGTACTCGACGACCGGCTCCAGCACCTGGCGCAACGCCCAACCGGTGTACCGCTCGGTCGGCACGGCGGGCTTCGCCCTCGGGCACAACGGCAACCTCACCAACACCACCGTGCTGGCCGAGCGGGCAGGCATGCTGCCGGGGGTCATAGCCAGCGACAGCGACCTGGTGGCCGAGCTGCTCTCGCGGGTGTTCTCCTCCGAAGCCGGCGATGGAGGTGGCGGGGAGCTGGAGGCGGCGCTCAGCGAGGTGTTGCCCGACCTCGAGGGAGCCTTCTCGTTCGTGCTCATGGACGCAGAGCATCTGGTCGGCGTGCGCGACCCCAACGGCTTTCGCCCGCTGTGCCTCGGGCGCCTGGACGAGGGGTGGGTGCTGGCGTCGGAGACGCCGGCGCTCGACGTGGTGGGGGCCCGCTTCGTGCGGGAGCTGCAGCCCGGCGAGATGGTCGTGATCGACCGGAGTGGACTCCGTTCGGTCAATCCCTTCCCGCCGGAGAAGATCGATCCCAAGCTCTGCATCTTCGAGCTGGTGTACTTCGCCCGCCCCGACAGCATGCTGTACGGCAAGGAGGTGCACGGTGCTCGCCGGCGCATGGGCGAGCTGCTGGCCGAGCAGGCGCCGGTGGACGCCGACCTCGTCATGGGTGTGCCGGAGTCCGGGGTCCCCGCGGCAGAGGGCTACGCCCGGCGCAGCGGCATCCCCTACGGGCAGGGACTGGTGAAGAACCGCTACATCGGGCGCACGTTCATCGCCCCCACGCCCGAGGCCCGCGCTCGCGGCGTGCGCCGCAAGCTCAACCCCCTGCGGGAGAACATCGTCGGCAAGCGGCTGATCGTCGTGGACGACTCCGTGATCCGGGGAACCACCACGCGAGCCATGGTCGAGATGCTGCGTGACGCCGGCGCCGCGCAGATCCACCTGCGGGTGTCCTCGCCGCCCTACGCCTGGCCGTGCTTCTACGGCATCGACACCCCCGACCGGGACGGCCTGCTCGCCGCCCAGCGGTCGGTGCCTGAGATCGGCGAGTACCTCGGTGTCGATTCGATCGCCTACCTCACCCTCGACAACCTGGAGCGCGCCATCGACGCCCCTGGGGCCGGGTTCTGCAGTGCGTGTCTCACCGGCGAGTACCCGGTCGAGATCTCGCCCGTCCCCAGCAGGGAGGTCCTCGAGGTTGCCCTCCGGGCCTGA